Proteins from one Mastacembelus armatus chromosome 16, fMasArm1.2, whole genome shotgun sequence genomic window:
- the LOC113136239 gene encoding B-cell receptor CD22, which yields MKQSNFPLFAPFVHPSLCLCWQSRFAVMHVRTVLPVSPLIIATLCWGVWAVSPLPSVPNRVQALVGSCVVIPCSFTPLAPRLVKGRKERVDVRLRFRGGSHLFPLRSTAFNSEDRDQVSRDFQGRTSLFGRTADGDCAVKLERVSQEDSRMFEIALKRGDELLWGKPITFNLDVLDKPEAPIISGMLSATAGQLVTLNCSVSYYCPSSPPVLRWSWDRGVQLNITEPGVVQTLNPEPHRLMLLASLSFTVSHQVKPRLRCEVSYPGAKALATLRDLHVTFSPKDVKIQVQTMMVQEGGSALLVCSCKADPPVSEYRWSYIQHGHVVHLHQRTQSVRVYNVTRDMKVRCSAQNLIGRGESQPTPLNIHYKPVILRLSSSCVVEELEVLCRCSVDSNPKPAITWSVNGTVPPCDYNMSVTSGNHMLTAALRGHMDKPQTVICFAVNALGNDSFVMLQGEDTVPFLWLLIPAVAVCLVIILVSLILYWYRKRAEKGILRRHPAVCPEGLGIYQDRMPLYINCTDVTHVYTNGSYQLVYQNCTPLFVRTNQIRPMGRRGGERRRGKDGGGIDRRADLGVRRTREVQSTVAADAETAIYLEIL from the exons ATGAAACAATCCAACTTCCCCCTCTTTGCTCCTTTTGTTCATCCTTCCCTCTGTCTGTGCTGGCAGAGCAGGTTTGCAGTCATGCATGTGCGCACTGTCCTTCCTGTGTCTCCTCTGATTATTG CAACCCTATGTTGGGGGGTCTGGGCTGTCTCCCCTTTACCATCTGTTCCCAACCGTGTCCAAGCCCTGGTGGGCTCCTGTGTGGTGATCCCCTGTTCTTTCACTCCTCTAGCTCCCCGTCTTGTCAaggggaggaaggagagggtGGACGTCAGGCTGAGGTTCAGGGGTGGTAGCCATTTGTTTCCTCTTCGGAGTACTGCTTTTAATAGTGAGGACAGGGATCAGGTGAGCAGGGATTTCCAAGGCCGGACATCCCTCTTTGGGCGAACTGCAGATGGAGACTGTGCAGTGAAGCTGGAAAGGGTCAGTCAGGAGGACTCACGGATGTTTGAGATTGCTCTAAAGAGAGGTGATGAGTTACTTTGGGGAAAACCAATAACCTTTAATCTGGATGTCCTGG ATAAACCTGAGGCTCCCATTATCAGTGGGATGTTGTCAGCAACAGCAGGACAGCTGGTCACCCTGAACTGCTCGGTCAGCTATTACTGTCCCTCTAGTCCTCCTGTCCTGCGGTGGAGCTGGGACAGGGGAGTCCAGCTGAACATCACTGAGCCTGGTGTTGTGCAGACACTCAACCCAGAGCCCCACAGACTGATGTTACTGGCGTCTCTGTCCTTTACTGTATCACATCAAGTGAAACCCAGGCTCAGATGTGAAGTCAGTTACCCAGGAGCCAAAGCTCTGGCCACTTTGAGGGATCTGCATGTGACAT TTTCACCAAAAGATGTGAAAATTCAGGTCCAGACCATGATGGTGCAAGAGGGGGGTAGTGCCTTGCTGGTCTGCTCATGTAAGGCTGACCCACCAGTGTCCGAATACCGTTGGTCATACATTCAACACGGCCATGTGGTGCACCTCCACCAGCGCACACAATCAGTTCGAGTGTACAACGTGACTCGAGACATGAAGGTCCGCTGCTCAGCACAGAACCTGATTGGTCGGGGAGAGTCTCAGCCCACACCACTAAACATACACT ATAAACCAGTCATCCTGCGGCTCTCGTCCAGCTGTGTAGTAGAGGAGCTGGAGGTGCTGTGCCGCTGTTCAGTTGACTCTAACCCCAAACCTGCAATCACCTGGAGTGTTAATGGGACTGTTCCACCTTGTGATTACAACATGTCGGTAACATCAGGGAATCACATGCTAACAGCTGCTTTGAGGGGCCATATGGACAAACCTCAGACAGTGATCTGTTTTGCTGTCAATGCACTGGGAAATGACTCCTTCGTCATGCTGCAAGGAGAAG ATACAGTGCCTTTTCTGTGGTTGCTGATACCTGCTGTCGCCGTTTGTTTGGTCATAATCCTTGTGTCTTTAATTTTGTACTGGTACCGAAAAAGAGCTGAAAA AGGCATCCTGAGAAGACATCCAGCTGTATGCCCTGAGGGCTTGGGAATTTATCAGGACAGGATGCCCCTCTATATTAACTGCACAGACGTCACTCATGTCTACACCAATGGCAGCTATCAACTTGTATATCAGAACTGCACACCTCTTTTTGTCCGTACTAACCAG ATCCGTCCAATGGGCcgaagaggtggagagagaagaagaggaaaagatggTGGAGGAATAGACAGACGAGCCGATTTAGGAGTCAGACGCACAAGAGAGGTGCAGAGCACTGTTGCAGCTGATGCAGAAACAGCCATCTACCTGGAGATCCTCTAA
- the xrcc1 gene encoding DNA repair protein XRCC1, with translation MPEIKLKHVVSCSTEDTAHKADNLLSSDTYRKWKAARPGEKQTSVILQFEKEEQVHSIDIGNEGSAFIEVLVGNSSAIRDQDYEVLLVMSSFMSPTESRNGTNMNRVRFFGPNQLQKSTAQEKWDRVKIVCSQPYNKNIAYGVAFVKFHSPPDKNDPSPTTSPKLTKLGQFRVKDDCPSSGPSLKPGSLFFSRDNASKPSASLKVSPQNEKLSYAAAALQAGGTSHSSGQASSSSSASPQPQAKRKFEFSKEQTVGGPPPSKKMSPAGSPEGKAATPKHKPSTASTPSPSAAKAYPVQKSAEKKKESQSKSKPEPKQQKAKSKVAQQIPFKQIMEGVVFVLSGFQNPFRGELREKALDMGAKYRPDWTPDSTHLICAFANTPKYSQVKSAGGIIVRKEWIIDCHKKRQKISYKQYLMDGAESTSESDMDDESEEEIKTKTPQKQVRQVTPKKTPEKRRNKEDEYDEYAVSTDVDEPGDDDDDESAVDTEDELQRVEKESRQKKTTAEVKLDKEEDPYGGSTDENTDAEAEEDHPIPELPDFLSGKYFFLYGKFPNNERRLLLRYIVAFNGAIEDYMTEKVQFVVTSEGWQDSFEDALMENGNLNFVKPAWIYAINERQKMLPYQPYSVVP, from the exons ATGCCAGAAATCAAGCTGAAGCACGTCGTGTCTTGCAGCACCGAGGACACT GCTCACAAGGCGGACAACCTGCTGAGCTCCGACACCTACAGAAAGTGGAAAGCAGCGAGACCCGGGGAGAAGCAGACATCAGTCATCCTGCAG tTTGAGAAGGAAGAGCAGGTGCACAGCATTGATATTGGAAATGAAGGTTCAGCTTTCATCGAGGTATTGGTGGGGAATTCTTCAGCCATCAGGGACCAGGACTATGAG GTTCTTCTTGTTATGTCATCTTTTATGTCCCCCACGGAGAGCCGTAATGGCACCAATATGAACCGGGTGCGTTTCTTTGGGCCCAACCAGCTGCAGAAGAGCACAGCACAGGAAAAGTGGGACAGAGTAAAAATAGTGTGTAGCCAGCCATACAACAAA AACATCGCGTATGGTGTGGCCTTTGTCAAGTTCCATTCACCTCCTGACAAAAATGATCCTTCTCCAACAACTTCCCCT AAACTGACAAAGCTAGGACAGTTCAGGGTGAAAGATGATTGCCCTTCATCTGGACCCAGCCTTAAACCTGGCAGTCTCTTCTTCAGTCGGGACAATGCATCAAAACCCAGTGCATCACTCAAAG TGTCTCCTCAGAATGAGAAGTTGAGTTATGCTGCTGCTGCGTTGCAGGCTGGTGGCACCTCTCACTCTTCAGGCCAAGCTTCATCATCCAGCTCTGCCTCACCACAG CcacaagcaaaaagaaaatttgAGTTCAGCAAAGAACAAACAGTCGGTGGGCCTCCTCCTTCAAAGAAAATGAGCCCAGCTGGCTCACCTGAGGGCAAAGCTGCAACCCCCAAACACAAGCCTAGCACAGCCAGCACGCCCAGCCCCAGTGCTGCAAAAG CTTACCCGGTGCAGAAGTCtgctgaaaagaagaaagagagtcAGTCCAAATCCAAACCCGAACCCAAACAGCAGAAAGCAAAATCCAAGGTTGCACAGCAGATCCCTTTCAAGCAGATCATGGAGGGGGTTGTGTTTGTCCTCAGTGGCTTCCAAAACCCATTCAGAGGAGAGCTAAGGGAAAAGGCTCTGGACATGGGAGCTAAGTATCGACCCGACTGGACACCTGACTCCACGCACCTTAT CTGTGCCTTCGCTAACACCCCCAAGTACAGCCAGGTGAAATCAGCAGGGGGCATCATCGTACGGAAGGAATGGATAATCGACTGCCATAAGAAGAGGCAGAAGATCTCCTATAAACA GTATTTGATGGATGGAGCAGAGTCAACCTCGGAGAGCGATATGGATGACGAGAGTGAagaggaaataaagacaaag ACTCCACAAAAGCAGGTGAGACAAGTCACCCCCAAAAAGACACCAGAAAAGCGAAGGAATAAAGAGGATGAATATGATGAGTATGCTGTCTCCACCGATGTAGATGAACCAG gagatgatgacgatgatgaatCTGCTGTGGACACAGAGGATGAGCTGCAGAG GGTGGAGAAGGAGagcagacagaagaaaacaacagcGGAAGTGAAACTGGACAAAGAGGAGGATCCGTACGGGGGGTCGACAGACGAAAACACAGACGCTGAGGCTGAAGAGGATCACCCCATCCCTGAGTTACcag ACTTCCTGAGCGGAAAGTACTTTTTCCTTTACGGTAAATTTCCTAACAACGAGAGGCGCCTACTGTTGCGGTACATCGTGGCCTTTAACGG AGCAATTGAGGACTACATGACAGAGAAAGTGCAGTTTGTGGTGACCAGTGAAGGGTGGCAAGACTCTTTTGAGGAT GCACTGATGGAGAATGGCAACCTCAACTTTGTCAAACCTGCCTGGATTTATGCAATCAATGAGCGACAAAAAATGCTCCCCTATCAACCCTACTCTGTTGTTCCCTGA
- the drd2l gene encoding dopamine receptor D2 like, whose protein sequence is MRCCSLTGTLSPGVLPERRADLTVHICREKPDHVHWSEIMTLLNDSDQTSPSSFPLFSLDHNSTASVTHDPSYNPTSFPISSSLTSANCTSSPSASSPPYNFYAVLLVLLIFCVVFGNVLVCVAVSRERALQTTTNYLIVSLAVSDLLLATLVMPWGVYLEVVGEWHFSLIHCDILLTLDVMMCTASILNLCAISIDRYTAVAMPMLYNTRYSSRRRVAVMIAVVWFLSFAISCPLLFGLNNTANREGTTCSFADPAFVVYSSVASFYVPFIVTLLVYVQICVVLRKRGRRTAPPCRHGLHTQGGAEAGEAHRHRKNKCTQPEDVKLCTLILRPASVAPQCKKVTLMKELVVHPLEVEPGKFLPQTEQSLPPAPAPQASSHPGQAKISLSISVGHSPVLPSTVTRSTLMPRPPTLEDGMRGLEGWRERSGGREKWGITKERVRGRLSQQKERKATQMLAIVLGVFIICWLPFFLTHVLKAHCRSCCISPSLYSAVTWLGYLNSAVNPVIYTTFNIEFRKAFIKILHC, encoded by the exons ATGAGATGCTGCAGCCTGACAGGCACTTTGTCGCCCGGCGTTCTTCCTGAGAGGAGAGCGGACCTGACTGTACACATCTGTCGGGAGAAG CCTGACCATGTCCACTGGAGTGAGATCATGACTTTACTTAATGACTCCGACCAGACCTCCccttcctccttccctctcttctcccTTGACCACAATTCGACCGCCTCTGTTACACATGATCCCTCATACAACCCCACGTCCTTCCCAATCTCCTCCTCGCTGACCTCAGCCAACTGCACCAGCTCGCcctcagcctcctctcctccGTACAACTTCTACGCTGTGCTACTGGTGCTCCTGATCTTCTGCGTGGTGTTCGGTAACGTGCTGGTGTGCGTGGCGGTGTCTCGGGAGCGTGCCCTGCAGACCACCACCAACTACCTCATCGTCTCCCTGGCTGTGTCCGACCTGCTGCTTGCCACACTGGTCATGCCGTGGGGCGTCTACttggag GTGGTGGGAGAGTGGCACTTCAGTCTCATCCACTGTGATATCCTGCTCACCCTGGACGTCATGATGTGCACTGCCAGCATCCTCAACCTCTGTGCCATCAGCATCGACAG ATACACAGCAGTGGCCATGCCGATGCTCTATAACACCAGGTACAGCTCGAGGAGGAGGGTGGCTGTGATGATTGCTGTGGTGTGGTTCCTCTCTTTTGCCATCTCCTGCCCATTACTGTTTGGACTCAACAACACTG CCAATCGGGAAGGTACCACATGTAGCTTTGCTGACCCAGCCTTTGTGGTGTACTCATCTGTGGCCTCCTTCTACGTTCCCTTCATCGTGACTTTGCTAGTGTATGTGCAGATCTGTGTGGTGCTGCGCAAACGAGGCAGGCGCACAGCCCCCCCCTGTCGACACGGCCTGCACACACAAGGTGGGGCTGAGGCAGGAGAAGCACATCGACACAGGAAG AATAAGTGTACACAACCAGAAGATGTAAAGTTGTGCACCTTGATCCTGAGGCCAGCCTCTGTGGCTCCCCAGTGCAAGAAAGTT ACCCTGATGAAGGAGTTGGTTGTTCACCCCCTTGAGGTGGAGCCGGGTAAGTTTCTACCACAGACTGAGCAGAGCCTGCCTCCTGCCCCTGCTCCTCAGGCCTCCTCCCACCCTGGGCAGGCGAAGATCTCCCTGTCCATCTCAGTCGGACATTCTCCAGTTCTTCCCTCAACTGTGACGCGATCGACCCTGATGCCACGCCCCCCCACCCTCGAGGATGGCATGAGGGGACTTGAGGGATGGAGGGAGCGCAGTGGAGGCAGAGAGAAATGGGGGATCACcaaggagagagtgagagggaggcTGTCGCAGCAGAAGGAGCGGAAGGCAACACAGATGCTAGCTATTGTCCTTG GTGTGTTCATCATCTGCTGGCTGCCTTTCTTCCTGACACATGTTCTGAAGGCCCACTGCAGGAGCTGCTGTATCTCACCATCACTGTACAGTGCCGTCACCTGGCTGGGATACCTCAACAGCGCAGTCAACCCTGTTATCTACACCACTTTCAACATTGAGTTTCGCAAAGCCTTCATCAAGATCTTGCACTGCTGA
- the LOC113136754 gene encoding serine proteinase stubble-like isoform X1, which produces MDLQVQTVNSSTCDAQQPDYQSLDCSSSTSFQGPANYDVLTVSSLVPSTVVTLIPHYKPRTNGKLYSEIPSFSEVTSKPQLLETPSSSSGSSEVQHEKTLTSTLPCNDNPQEVQQRKPSDGRPLEEGSVGLILPKDLPDVEPESRACSSCDLLLIVSFSIIIMLVTATALLVTFLAFPSELGKTPPLCGVKGNCSVPTQVSFLSKNPLNQTGNITADCPVLVSDGRRIVGGSLADKGKWGWQVSMQWRGNHVCGGAVISSHWVITAAHCFLESNMLEAADWTAVVDTVNIADSSLGKHYRALQEV; this is translated from the exons ATGGATTTGCAGGTCCAGACAGTCAACAGCAGTACCTGTGATGCACAGCAGCCAGACTATCAGTCCCTTGACTGCTCGTCATCAACATCTTTTCAAGGTCCAGCCAATTATGATGTGCTGACCGTATCATCTCTGGTTCCTTCTACAGTTGTCACACTTATACCCCATTATAAACCCAGAACTAATGGAAAGTTATACTCAGAGATTCCATCTTTTTCTGAAGTAACATCAAAGCCTCAACTTCTAGAAACTCCATCCTCTTCCTCTGGCTCCTCAGAGGTCCAACATGAAAAAACCCTGACTTCAACACTTCCTTGTAATGATAATCCCCAGGAAGTTCAGCAGAGGAAACCATCAGATGGTCGACCACTGGAGGAGGGATCAGTGGGTCTCATATTACCCAAAGACCTCCCTGATGTAGAGCCAG AGTCCCGAGCCTGTTCATCTTGTGACCTGTTACTGATTGTGAGCTTCTCTATCATCATCATGCTGGTCACTGCCACTGCTCTCTTAG TCACGTTCCTGGCATTCCCCTCTGAGTTAGGTAAAACTCCTCCTCTCTGTGGTGTGAAAGGGAACTGCAGTGTTCCAACTCAAGTGTCTTTTTTGTCTAAAAATCCACTGAACCAGACAGGGAACATCACTGCAG ACTGCCCGGTTTTGGTCAGTGATGGTCGGCGTATCGTTGGGGGTTCATTAGCGGATAAAGGAAAGTGGGGCTGGCAGGTCAGCATGCAGTGGAGAGGGAATCACGTCTGTGGAGGCGCCGTCATCTCCTCTCACTGGGTCATCACTGCAGCTCACTGCTTTCTTGA GAGCAACATGCTTGAAGCAGCAGACTGGACAGCAGTGGTGGACACAGTCAATATTGCGGACAGCTCTTTGGGGAAACATTACAGAGCACTGCAG
- the LOC113136754 gene encoding uncharacterized protein LOC113136754 isoform X2, producing MDLQVQTVNSSTCDAQQPDYQSLDCSSSTSFQGPANYDVLTVSSLVPSTVVTLIPHYKPRTNGKLYSEIPSFSEVTSKPQLLETPSSSSGSSEVQHEKTLTSTLPCNDNPQEVQQRKPSDGRPLEEGSVGLILPKDLPDVEPESRACSSCDLLLIVSFSIIIMLVTATALLVTFLAFPSELGKTPPLCGVKGNCSVPTQVSFLSKNPLNQTGNITAGATCLKQQTGQQWWTQSILRTALWGNITEHCRFFTTPASTQTTMIMI from the exons ATGGATTTGCAGGTCCAGACAGTCAACAGCAGTACCTGTGATGCACAGCAGCCAGACTATCAGTCCCTTGACTGCTCGTCATCAACATCTTTTCAAGGTCCAGCCAATTATGATGTGCTGACCGTATCATCTCTGGTTCCTTCTACAGTTGTCACACTTATACCCCATTATAAACCCAGAACTAATGGAAAGTTATACTCAGAGATTCCATCTTTTTCTGAAGTAACATCAAAGCCTCAACTTCTAGAAACTCCATCCTCTTCCTCTGGCTCCTCAGAGGTCCAACATGAAAAAACCCTGACTTCAACACTTCCTTGTAATGATAATCCCCAGGAAGTTCAGCAGAGGAAACCATCAGATGGTCGACCACTGGAGGAGGGATCAGTGGGTCTCATATTACCCAAAGACCTCCCTGATGTAGAGCCAG AGTCCCGAGCCTGTTCATCTTGTGACCTGTTACTGATTGTGAGCTTCTCTATCATCATCATGCTGGTCACTGCCACTGCTCTCTTAG TCACGTTCCTGGCATTCCCCTCTGAGTTAGGTAAAACTCCTCCTCTCTGTGGTGTGAAAGGGAACTGCAGTGTTCCAACTCAAGTGTCTTTTTTGTCTAAAAATCCACTGAACCAGACAGGGAACATCACTGCAG GAGCAACATGCTTGAAGCAGCAGACTGGACAGCAGTGGTGGACACAGTCAATATTGCGGACAGCTCTTTGGGGAAACATTACAGAGCACTGCAGGTTCTTTACCACCCCCGcttcaacacaaacaacaatgaTTATGATATAG